One part of the Humulus lupulus chromosome 9, drHumLupu1.1, whole genome shotgun sequence genome encodes these proteins:
- the LOC133801858 gene encoding uncharacterized protein LOC133801858 has product MRPPPSLHSSFFSSLKQVEKRLKLEEQQSHPQPEPSTHSLSTQSSLSSPIYLQLNHSNHNQDSSTLQESSEPPQQFLSCSPEFLPTHQIPIQSNVPELPKPVTETQSDPVCDIEGLIQLLGLSENGEERQEEASSCHCENGFYSKIAKVKGPKCAKEVERLEGWIDYFLNGGNDGEEKIEPFRLSLLLLGKAAFVSQGADGGFGGLEFPSTIEEFLLNDPPPTTI; this is encoded by the exons ATGAGGCCACCTCCATCTCTGCACTCTAGTTTCTTCTCCTCCCTTAAACAG GTTGAGAAGAGACTCAAGTTGGAAGAACAACAATCACATCCACAACCAGAACCATCCACTCACAGTTTATCAACACAGTCATCACTAAGCTCACCTATATATCTCCAATTGAACCACTCAAACCACAACCAAGACTCTTCTACACTCCAAGAAAGCAGTGAACCTCCTCAACAATTTCTCTCATGTTCCCCTGAGTTCCTCCCAACACATCAAATCCCAATCCAGTCTAATGTTCCAGAGCTCCCCAAACCAGTCACTGAAACCCAATCTGACCCGGTTTGTGATATTGAAGGGTTGATTCAACTTCTGGGTTTGTCTGAAAATGGTGaagaaaggcaagaggaagcttcTTCTTGCCATTGTGAGAATGGGTTTTACTCAAAAATTGCTAAAGTGAAGGGGCCAAAATGTGCCAAGGAAGTGGAGAGGTTGGAGGGTTGGATTGACTACTTTTTGAATGGTGGGAACGATGGGGAGGAAAAGATTGAGCCTTTCAGGTTGTCACTTTTGCTTTTGGGAAAAGCTGCTTTTGTTTCTCAAGGTGCTGATGGTGGTTTTGGTGGCTTGGAGTTCCCATCAACTATTGAGGAATTTTTACTCAATGATCCTCCTCCAACAAC GATTTGA